A window of the Diabrotica undecimpunctata isolate CICGRU chromosome 1, icDiaUnde3, whole genome shotgun sequence genome harbors these coding sequences:
- the LOC140451658 gene encoding LOW QUALITY PROTEIN: uncharacterized protein (The sequence of the model RefSeq protein was modified relative to this genomic sequence to represent the inferred CDS: inserted 1 base in 1 codon; substituted 1 base at 1 genomic stop codon) encodes MMGNAGVFLEEPVLADEDNRSSPAPSLSFCEPNVRKTLEEVIDQVCGIDDDDKGYLEYPGNEEAFDDSDADPDYIQESDTDSDNLREILKNKPGRKSLKNKTRLIREERKQNRNLGLSYTTKSGKVIKARTCQELLGCRLKCKDRITEEKPQEIFKEYWSLASFNKRVSFIARLITTDGKKTTKRKLENKKHKNRLLSHKYFLPLNGQLLVNVCQSCFLKTFNETKRFLTDVTKNKIFSASAMSHDDLRGLASPSNKTPEQDIQLVRVHIGSIPTYESHYCRRDSSKIYLPHYYTLTRMYEEYKKWLPHEKTPVSKFKYQEVFHSMEIKKKQPKKDTCATCDKYHILLKATKDAQKMQEIQNLLDNHQQEASNAYEAKRIDKNAALENESKIIYTFDLQQCLPTPDLQTSVAFYKRQLWTFNLTLHRFNDNQAMCFMWHEGVAGRGENQIASCLYKQISHISPEIKEITLYSDTCAGQNKNXFLPAMFMMVLKENPNLSYINHKLLVPGHTHMECDSDHAIIERKKKKKRYPCSIEHPRDWMNLVRLCGNKRTFLVTEMCRSDFLEFSSLYKNVLQQRKINNLGEKVMWKQMKWLRFSXNPGVFEYKSSLNVDEPFKSVCFLRKGNTWPKTIKIPLSYKGPNPINIDKKKNLIELLPYISETFHDFYRNLTTKEDIPNTLPEDENSSDEESVHTEIEIFKN; translated from the exons ATGATGGGCAATGCGGGTGTTTTCCTTGAAGAACCTGTCTTAGCAGATGAAGATAATAGATCAAGTCCTGCACCTTCACTGTCCTTCTGTGAACCGAATGTTCGAAAGACTTTGGAAGAAGTTATTGATCAAGTATGTGGGATTGATGACGACGACAAAGGTTATCTGGAATATCCAGGTAATGAGGAGGCGTTTGATGATAGTGACGCGGACCCAGATTATATACAAGAAAGTGATACCGACTCCGATAATCTCCgagaaatcttaaaaaataaaccTGGACGAAAATCGCTAAAAAATAAAACTAGGCTAATTCGTGAGGAACGAAAGCAGAACAGAAACCTTGGGTTATCGTACACCACGAAAAGTGGGAAGGTTATAAAAGCACGGACTTGTCAGGAGCTATTAGGTTGCCGCTTAAAATGCAAAGACAGGATAACTGAAGAAAAACCACAGgaaattttcaaagaatattGGTCTTTAGCGAGCTTTAACAAACGCGTGTCTTTTATAGCTAGGCTTATAACAACAGACGGAAAGAAAACCACAAAAcgtaaattagaaaacaaaaaacataaaaataggctTCTGTCACACAAATATTTTTTACCACTAAATGGTCAACTACTAGTTAACGTTTGTCAAAGTTGTTTCCTAAAAACTTTTAACGAAACAAAACGGTTTCTAACCGATGTGACAAAAAACAAGATTTTTTCAGCTTCTGCAATGTCACATGATGATTTGCGAGGTCTTGCCTCACCATCTAACAAAACTCCCGAACAAGATATTCAATTAGTAAGAGTTCACATTGGATCAATCCCAACGTATGAGAGTCACTATTGTCGTCGTGACTCATCAAAGATATATCTTCCTCATTACTATACCTTAACAAGAATGTATGAAGAATACAAAAAATGGCTACCTCACGAGAAAACCCCAGTATCGAAATTCAAATATCAAGAAGTATTCCATTCCATGGAAATAAAA AAAAAACAGCCTAAAAAGGATACCTGCGCTACATGCGATAAATATCATATTCTCCTAAAAGCAACTAAAGATGCACAAAAAATGCAAGAAATTCAAAATCTTCTTGATAATCACCAACAAGAAGCATCAAACGCTTATGAGGCTAAGCGTATAGATAAAAATGCTGCGTTAGAAAATGAATCAAAAATCATTTATACGTTTGATTTGCAACAGTGTCTCCCCACACCTGATCTTCAGACTTCAGTAGCATTCTATAAAAGGCAGTTGTGGACCTTTAATTTAACATTACATAGATTTAATGATAATCAAGCAATGTGTTTTATGTGGCATGAGGGCGTAGCTGGACGGGGTGAAAATCAGATTGCGTCATGCTTATACAAGCAGATTTCACATATTTCACCTGAAATAAAAGAGATCACCTTATATTCTGATACGTGTGCAGGACAAAACAAGA TTTTTCTACCTGCAATGTTCATGATGGTTTTAAAAGAGAATCCCAATCTATCATACATTAACCACAAATTACTTGTTCCTGGTCACACCCACATGGAGTGTGATTCAGATCACGCAATTAtagagagaaaaaaaaaaaagaaaagatatccATGTTCGATAGAACACCCACGAGACTGGATGAATTTGGTAAGACTATGTGGAAATAAGCGAACTTTTTTAGTTACTGAAATGTGCAGATCGGATTTTCTTGAGTTTTCTTCTTTGTATAAGAATGTCCttcaacaaagaaaaattaacaacTTAGGAGAAAAAGTCATGTGGAAACAAATGAAATGGTTGAGATTTTCATAGAATCCTGGTGTCTTTGAATACAAAAGTAGCTTAAATGTAGACGAACCATTTAAAAGCGTATGTTTTTTAAGAAAAGGTAATACGTGGCCTAAAACCATAAAAATTCCTCTGTCATATAAAGGTCCCAATCCAATAAACATCGATAAAAAAAAGAACTTGATAGAGCTATTGCCTTATATTTCAGAAACATTTCAtgatttttatagaaatttaacTACGAAGGAGGATATACCAAATACGTTACCCGAGGATGAAAATAGTAGTGACGAGGAGAGTGTACACacagaaattgaaatttttaaaaattaa